A window from Mycoplasma phocoeninasale encodes these proteins:
- the mnmE gene encoding tRNA uridine-5-carboxymethylaminomethyl(34) synthesis GTPase MnmE → MNLNDTIAAISSGNINQAISIIRISGPDAVNIIKKIFTGKIGEDKTITYGNIIDNSTNKVVDEVLINWFIGTKNYTGEDTIEINAHGGIIVTNKILNLILANGARLATRGEFTRRAFLNGKITLDKAEAINSLIHAKTNTQAEIAITQFDSKDNELIEALEQELLKIISIIEINIDYSDYNDIEQMDKNKLYPLIDNLLKKIAVIITKSENASDVYKGVNVAIVGKPNSGKSSLLNCLLSKDKAIVTDVPGTTRDTIEGEFEINGVLFKLVDTAGIRKTEDKIESLGIEKSFSAIKDARIVIHMHDGLNFDDEEEKLIKSMSKGKQYISVVNKIDKIQPKDLNFEDKSYVYISAKDQNVWNLRSALMKNYFDINFDDSEIVYNTRKLSLLKQTMLSLKDALNGLSADFGPEVVILDLTKAWESLREILNKGHDNEALLDNMFSKFCLGK, encoded by the coding sequence ATGAATTTAAATGATACTATTGCCGCAATTTCATCGGGGAATATTAACCAAGCAATTTCAATTATTAGAATCTCAGGCCCAGACGCTGTTAACATTATTAAAAAAATCTTTACCGGAAAAATTGGTGAAGATAAAACTATTACGTATGGTAACATTATTGATAATAGTACAAACAAAGTTGTTGATGAGGTTTTGATTAATTGATTTATTGGAACAAAAAATTATACTGGTGAGGACACAATTGAAATTAATGCACATGGAGGGATTATTGTTACTAACAAGATCCTCAATTTGATATTAGCAAACGGAGCAAGACTTGCAACTCGAGGTGAGTTTACCCGGCGTGCTTTTTTGAACGGGAAAATTACTTTAGATAAGGCTGAAGCAATTAATAGTCTAATTCATGCCAAAACTAATACACAAGCTGAAATTGCTATAACTCAGTTTGACTCTAAAGATAATGAATTAATTGAAGCACTTGAGCAAGAACTTTTAAAAATTATTTCCATTATTGAGATTAATATTGATTACTCTGATTATAATGACATTGAACAAATGGATAAGAATAAACTTTATCCGCTAATTGATAATTTATTGAAAAAAATTGCTGTAATTATTACTAAATCAGAGAATGCATCTGATGTTTATAAAGGCGTTAATGTTGCAATCGTTGGAAAACCAAATTCTGGTAAATCATCTCTTCTGAATTGCTTGTTATCTAAAGACAAAGCAATTGTAACCGATGTTCCTGGAACCACCCGTGATACAATTGAAGGTGAATTTGAAATTAATGGCGTTTTATTTAAGTTAGTTGACACCGCTGGAATTAGAAAAACTGAAGATAAAATTGAATCGTTGGGAATTGAGAAGTCATTTTCTGCTATTAAAGACGCCCGAATTGTTATTCATATGCATGATGGTCTTAATTTTGATGACGAAGAAGAAAAACTTATTAAATCAATGTCAAAGGGAAAACAATATATTTCTGTTGTTAATAAAATTGACAAAATTCAACCAAAAGATCTTAATTTTGAAGATAAGTCATATGTTTATATATCAGCTAAAGATCAAAACGTTTGAAATCTAAGATCTGCATTAATGAAAAATTATTTTGATATTAATTTTGACGATAGTGAAATTGTCTATAATACTAGAAAACTAAGTTTACTAAAACAAACTATGCTATCGCTAAAAGATGCTTTAAACGGGTTATCAGCTGATTTTGGACCTGAAGTTGTTATTCTGGATTTAACAAAAGCTTGAGAATCACTTCGTGAAATCTTAAATAAGGGTCATGATAATGAAGCTTTACTTGATAATATGTTTAGCAAGTTTTGTTTAGGAAAATAA
- a CDS encoding nucleotidyltransferase codes for MMRENDENYHRDYSDFRECLIDKKLKIGLVAEFNPFHNGHAYLMRKIKELYPNSEIIVALSSDFVQRGEMACAPFSKRAEIAKEYGASKVVPLDFLTSTQAAHIFAKGSIDILLAENIDLLVFGASDSGDINKYISAANWLNNESEKYNSQVRSYLKQGKSYVASTYQAMIDIFGDEDLIPKDILGFEYVKYIINNNLPIKLNCIKRTAKHSSLEVNEQYASATLLREMLSRGEDISKYSPMKVDLPIQSISSRYEEFKEIIMQTPAEQLANIMLVSEGMENLFKKNVMIAKDYDDFISLCSSRRYTKSRIKRVFLYILLEIKKV; via the coding sequence ATGATGCGAGAAAATGACGAAAATTATCACCGCGATTATTCTGATTTTAGGGAATGTTTAATTGATAAAAAACTAAAAATTGGCTTAGTGGCTGAGTTTAATCCCTTTCATAATGGTCACGCTTATCTTATGAGAAAAATTAAAGAACTATATCCTAACTCCGAAATTATTGTTGCACTATCATCAGACTTTGTTCAACGAGGAGAAATGGCCTGTGCGCCGTTTTCTAAGCGCGCTGAGATAGCAAAAGAGTATGGAGCTAGTAAAGTGGTACCCTTAGATTTTTTAACATCTACACAGGCCGCTCACATCTTTGCTAAAGGTTCGATTGACATTCTTTTGGCCGAAAATATTGATTTACTAGTTTTTGGTGCGTCAGATAGTGGCGATATAAATAAATACATTAGCGCGGCTAATTGACTAAATAATGAAAGTGAAAAATATAACAGTCAAGTTCGCTCTTATTTAAAGCAAGGGAAATCTTATGTAGCAAGCACATATCAAGCGATGATTGACATTTTTGGTGATGAAGATCTAATTCCTAAAGATATTCTTGGTTTTGAATATGTTAAATATATAATTAACAACAATCTTCCAATTAAATTAAATTGCATAAAACGAACAGCAAAGCATTCATCGCTTGAGGTTAATGAACAGTATGCTTCAGCAACATTACTTAGAGAAATGCTTAGCAGGGGCGAAGATATTTCAAAATACTCGCCAATGAAAGTAGATCTACCAATTCAAAGCATAAGCTCTCGCTATGAAGAATTTAAAGAAATCATTATGCAAACTCCAGCAGAGCAGCTAGCAAACATCATGCTAGTGTCTGAAGGAATGGAAAATTTATTTAAGAAGAACGTGATGATTGCAAAAGACTATGATGATTTTATAAGCTTATGTTCATCGAGGCGATACACTAAAAGCCGAATCAAAAGAGTATTTCTTTACATTCTCCTCGAAATTAAAAAGGTTTAA
- a CDS encoding variable surface lipoprotein — protein sequence MKKLLFALPFAISALPLVAASCDNTTKKDRDSNVQDNKNQQNSKNKSQTQSSVADEKSFDNINYPAEISYLNLVMTIVHQNSWINFALPGDKKPKITIDLDDIKKLFKSC from the coding sequence ATGAAAAAATTACTATTCGCCTTACCTTTCGCAATTTCTGCATTGCCTTTGGTAGCGGCATCATGTGATAACACAACTAAAAAAGACCGTGATAGTAATGTTCAAGATAACAAAAATCAACAAAATTCTAAAAACAAATCACAAACCCAGTCTTCTGTGGCTGATGAAAAAAGTTTCGATAATATAAACTATCCGGCAGAAATTTCTTATTTAAATTTGGTCATGACCATTGTACATCAGAACTCTTGAATAAATTTTGCATTACCCGGAGATAAGAAACCCAAAATTACTATAGATTTAGATGATATAAAAAAATTATTCAAAAGTTGCTAA
- the rlmD gene encoding 23S rRNA (uracil(1939)-C(5))-methyltransferase RlmD, with the protein MNLEINQILQVKAEKLSYEGYGECRIDNFPIFVESLLPNEEAKIIIKQLNSKFAFAEVLEIYQESATRNKHIKNTQLLKSGSAMLMHLNYDEQLKFKQSIVDSLFLRELNFKEIKTITPSPSIWNYRNKISIKIDSNKNKIKHGFYKKRSHDLVEQTSYDLVSERLNSIIFEIINIINNSNKKINWVKENKIFEITFKHSLFTNEIQMIFHSLSNKKVNSTFLSEIKEKFSEISIINNIYKRANKLQKGEILLNNMDINFQLNELILSVNSDAFYQVNELQTINVYSDIKDLIARDEKVLDAFSGVSSIGIFVANKASKITSVEINDLSTKSAKKNIVQNKINNLEIINEDVKNFLLKHQYSFDSIIVDPPRNGLDIDVINSFINSKISKIIYLSCNPRTLVRDLKVFVENGYHIEYVKPYDMFPQTPHAECLVLLKKN; encoded by the coding sequence ATGAACTTAGAAATTAATCAAATACTTCAGGTTAAAGCAGAAAAATTGAGTTATGAGGGTTATGGAGAATGTCGAATTGATAATTTTCCAATTTTTGTTGAAAGTTTACTGCCTAATGAGGAAGCGAAAATTATTATAAAGCAACTTAATTCTAAATTTGCTTTTGCAGAAGTACTAGAAATTTATCAAGAGTCAGCAACTAGAAATAAACACATCAAAAACACTCAACTGCTAAAATCAGGATCAGCAATGCTAATGCATCTTAATTATGACGAGCAGTTAAAATTTAAACAATCAATTGTTGATAGTTTATTTTTAAGGGAACTTAATTTTAAAGAAATTAAAACAATTACACCGTCTCCTTCGATTTGAAACTACCGCAATAAAATATCGATAAAAATTGATAGCAATAAAAATAAAATTAAGCATGGATTTTATAAAAAGAGAAGTCATGATCTAGTGGAACAAACTTCCTATGATTTGGTATCTGAAAGATTAAATAGTATTATTTTTGAAATCATTAACATAATCAACAATTCTAATAAAAAAATAAATTGAGTTAAGGAAAACAAGATTTTTGAAATTACTTTTAAACATTCGCTTTTTACTAATGAAATTCAAATGATTTTTCATTCACTATCAAACAAAAAGGTTAATAGCACCTTTTTAAGTGAAATTAAAGAAAAATTCAGTGAAATATCGATAATTAACAACATTTATAAGCGAGCCAACAAACTTCAAAAAGGAGAAATACTACTTAATAATATGGACATTAATTTCCAGTTGAATGAACTAATTTTATCCGTTAACTCTGATGCTTTTTATCAAGTTAATGAACTACAAACAATTAATGTTTATAGTGATATTAAAGATTTAATAGCAAGAGATGAAAAAGTTTTAGATGCCTTTTCCGGAGTATCATCGATCGGAATTTTTGTTGCTAATAAAGCAAGCAAGATAACGAGCGTTGAAATTAATGACCTATCTACCAAATCGGCAAAAAAGAATATTGTGCAGAATAAAATTAATAACTTAGAAATAATTAATGAAGATGTGAAAAATTTCTTACTAAAACATCAATATTCCTTTGATTCTATTATTGTGGATCCCCCCAGAAATGGTCTAGATATAGATGTTATCAATTCATTTATAAATAGTAAAATATCTAAAATAATTTATCTTAGCTGTAATCCCAGAACTCTAGTTCGTGACTTAAAAGTATTTGTGGAAAATGGATATCACATTGAATATGTTAAGCCATATGATATGTTTCCACAAACTCCACATGCGGAATGTTTAGTTTTATTAAAGAAAAATTAA
- a CDS encoding M13 family metallopeptidase: MNKALLNDDFYEAINGDWIRENEIPEHKSVIGSFEEIDEKLNKLKKSLLTKWDKDSSEIANQPLLLEMVKFYRLYNNWNDRKLNGIKPLERIINWIKEFESWKDIERNYAQLTYWGFATPIPFAIGTDFKNSELEILYMSDPTCILPEKSYYTDLAKKGKLYEIWSNMVLKLLKKVVGAREAHKLIKEALKWDEAASEYILSAEESAIYTNLYHPKRVEDIDKHIKSLSVPKILNKLVNQDVEMIIAVKSSLVKDYQKLLVDKNFKLFKSFLLINAILKLAPYLDYKFDEVAGEFQRALRGQKKALDKQKKTINVVVDSLFGMPFGKYYGEKYFGEKNKKNVEYMVQNMIQIYKNRLENNEWLSIKTKHKAIYKLSKIGVHVGYPTKIPSFYSDFKVEKYDGYNDLVENYLKFKELATKNEFAKYMKPIDKELWAMSPAIVNAYYSPNQNKIVFPAGILQPPFYSNKQGSSANYGGIGAVIAHEISHAFDNNGANFDENGNMINWWTDSDKKEFQEKANKMIELFDGKEIAVGACNGKLTVSENIADAGGLACALEAAKLEKDFNAKKFYINFAVIWKMKYREELQRLLLDIDVHAPAKLRANIQIQNSNDFYKAFDITEKDKMYLAPEKRVKIW, from the coding sequence ATGAACAAAGCATTACTAAATGACGATTTCTACGAAGCCATTAATGGAGATTGAATTAGAGAAAATGAAATTCCTGAGCACAAAAGTGTTATTGGTTCTTTTGAAGAAATCGATGAAAAACTAAATAAACTAAAAAAATCTTTACTAACTAAATGAGATAAAGATAGTTCTGAAATTGCTAATCAACCTCTACTACTTGAGATGGTAAAATTCTATCGCCTTTACAATAATTGAAATGACCGAAAATTAAATGGTATAAAACCTTTAGAAAGAATTATTAATTGAATTAAAGAATTCGAGTCGTGAAAAGATATTGAAAGAAACTATGCCCAACTAACATATTGAGGATTTGCTACACCAATTCCTTTTGCTATTGGCACTGATTTTAAAAACAGTGAGCTAGAAATTCTATACATGTCAGATCCAACTTGTATCTTACCGGAAAAAAGCTACTACACTGACTTAGCTAAAAAAGGTAAATTATATGAAATATGATCGAATATGGTGTTAAAGTTACTTAAAAAAGTTGTTGGTGCTAGAGAAGCTCACAAGTTGATTAAGGAGGCTTTAAAATGAGACGAAGCCGCTTCAGAGTATATTTTATCAGCTGAAGAGTCGGCAATTTATACTAACCTATATCATCCAAAAAGAGTTGAAGATATTGACAAACATATTAAGAGTTTATCAGTTCCAAAAATTTTGAATAAATTAGTAAACCAAGATGTTGAAATGATAATCGCCGTAAAAAGTTCACTAGTTAAGGATTATCAAAAACTTTTAGTTGACAAAAACTTTAAACTATTCAAATCGTTTTTACTAATCAATGCCATTTTAAAATTAGCACCTTATCTAGATTATAAATTTGATGAAGTTGCTGGTGAATTCCAAAGGGCACTTAGAGGCCAGAAAAAAGCGCTTGATAAACAAAAGAAAACAATTAATGTTGTTGTAGATTCACTATTTGGAATGCCATTTGGTAAATATTATGGTGAAAAGTATTTTGGCGAAAAAAATAAGAAAAACGTTGAATATATGGTTCAAAACATGATTCAAATCTACAAAAATCGTCTTGAAAATAATGAATGACTAAGTATTAAAACTAAACATAAAGCTATTTACAAATTAAGTAAAATTGGTGTACATGTTGGATATCCTACGAAAATTCCTTCATTCTATAGCGATTTCAAGGTTGAAAAATATGATGGATATAATGACCTTGTAGAAAATTATTTAAAATTTAAAGAATTAGCCACAAAAAACGAATTTGCTAAATATATGAAACCAATCGATAAAGAGCTTTGAGCAATGAGTCCTGCAATTGTTAATGCATATTACAGTCCTAATCAAAATAAAATTGTCTTTCCTGCGGGAATCTTACAACCTCCATTTTATAGTAATAAACAAGGCTCAAGTGCTAACTATGGAGGTATTGGTGCTGTTATAGCACACGAGATCTCACACGCCTTTGATAACAACGGTGCCAACTTTGATGAAAACGGAAATATGATCAATTGATGAACTGACTCGGATAAAAAAGAATTTCAAGAAAAAGCAAATAAAATGATCGAATTATTTGATGGCAAGGAAATTGCGGTTGGAGCATGCAATGGTAAACTTACTGTCTCGGAAAACATTGCTGATGCTGGCGGATTAGCTTGTGCTTTAGAAGCTGCTAAACTGGAAAAAGATTTTAATGCTAAGAAGTTTTATATTAATTTTGCAGTAATTTGAAAAATGAAATACAGAGAGGAGTTGCAGAGACTACTGCTAGACATTGATGTTCATGCGCCAGCTAAACTAAGAGCCAATATTCAAATTCAAAATTCAAATGATTTTTATAAAGCATTTGATATTACCGAAAAGGATAAGATGTATTTAGCTCCTGAAAAAAGAGTAAAAATTTGATAG